Within Zootoca vivipara chromosome 17, rZooViv1.1, whole genome shotgun sequence, the genomic segment CTTGCAAGGAAGTGGGGAGAAAATAAATGGGAGACACTGTCTTCTGCCTCTCCTCATTCCCTCCAGCCACAAACAATCTCCACGCCCAATGTCAAGACCAGAAAGGCAACATCAAGGAGGTTCTGATTAAACTCTAATTCTACCCTGTAAATAGTGAAGCGTTTTAAAAGTGTAACCATGGCAATTAAACCCAAGGCTACAGGAATGTTGTTGTACATGGGTTAAGGTGCAACAGGTTCTGATGACAAGTAAGACCCTGAAAATCCGGGATAGGAAACACTCAAAATGGCACTAATGTTAGCCCAATAGTCCCCTTCCCCAATCACACAGTCCTACAGTTGTGCTTCTGGATAGCTCCCCACCTCCCGTAAGTAAACTACATAAAGCTCGGAGTCAGAATCACCACTACTGCTATTTTCcttatgcaattttaaaaataaagtcaaTGTTATGTACACAAATGATTCCACTGGATTTAGCATCAACCTGGAAGTAACAGTCACCCACTAGTTCTGTGTTCACAACTAATAAAGTAATAAAGTAGTATAGCCCCAATTTCACCTCAAATTACGCACTGAAAATTGGGAGTAGTACTGTTACTGTATCAGCTTAATAAGATATTTAAGTGTTAGGTGgtaacaaaattttctcaagcaAGCTCAATTagagctgcaatcctgtacccacttaaaGGGGAACAaaacccactgaactcaacaggacttcctcagattgcactgttaatcagGAAGATTATTCAAAAGTGTCACATGGCACTCTTGAGAGGCGTAGTCCCCCTCTGCAACctattttccttccccccccctttaatcctTAAACATCACATTTTGCTACTTCATGGTACTGTCTTAGTCCCAAATCTTAAGGGTGTGGGTTGGAAGGCAGTTCTTTGCCAAGCTAATGTGACAAAGTCAGACACAGAACACACAATGCTCTCCTCACAGTGCAGATGAGTGATCTTGGCTTCTGGGTGGCTGACATGATTCCCCCTTACATCTACATCAGCTTTCCCTCATATTACACGTGATCTGCAGAGCACTTCTGTCTCTGAAGCTTCAAGCAACTTTCTCTATATACATAGTCAGTATTGCTATTTAAGAGTCCTGCTCCTAGTTTcagtctctcttttttatataaaaagtgcaTACATATATAAAGTTTGTATTCTACAATTTTTTGTAACTTTCTAATGTTGCTCGAACAAAGAGGCATTTCTCCTTGCAGCTGCACAATCACAGTTCTTCACTTACAAACAAGTAGCTCTAGCTATTGGGGGACAGGCTAACTCACAGACTGCTCTGCCAATGCAGTCTCCTAAGACACAGGAGGCTGCTCGATTAGTGCTTCCCCCCTTTGACTCAAGATAAGCCTATGGTATCTGCAACCCAATCAAAGGATTCTGCATTCATCAAGAAGCTGAAGCTAGCAGGGAAAGAAAATGAGTCagggctttttcttttaaatcagctGAGCACCTTAGAAACAGCACTTCATCTATCTTCCTTCCCTGCAAGAGGCAAGCAGAGAGAGACTAAAATGCCAAAGGCGGGGAGCTCCTCATTAAGACTCATTATAAAGGGGTCACTCCACACAAAATCACCTGTTTTTAATACTCAACCATGTTCTCACAACTCAGATTGATAAACGTGTTAGTTGTGGTTGGAACCTACCaggaataaaatgacaaaaattcaCTTTGAATGGTTGGTGATCCTTTTCTGTGGCACTTAATACCATTTTATAACTAATTTTTAAAGAGGCCACAATTAGATTTATTTTGATACCAAAATAAGCGAAACAGGAGGTTTTTTCTAAACTGACGCAGAAAGTGCATTAGCCTAAATCGCGTGAAAATcgaaattttcaaaaaaaattctcctgcagccaattttgGACCAAAAAATCTAAAATATTTGAGTTGTGAGAACACATTACACCAGGTGATTTGGCGTGGAATGTCCCAAAGTGAACTCAAATCTCTAGAACCTGGAAAGCTCCTTTAAGTGACTCAAGCATGAACGCAATTCATTCGTGAAGCGCAACTAGATGAGTTGTATTTTACTTATGAGAGAGAAAAGCAACCCAGTATCTCTGGTTCAAATGTAACACTATGTCAGAGATTGCGGTTTGTTGCTCCCACTTGTGCTAGGGGAGGAGTGACATGACAGCCAGCCATTAACTACGGTACACAGTGACGCGCATATGCAGCCACTACGACGAAATACACCCCGTCCCTTGCAGCATTAGGGAACTGCTCAAACTCTGTGGAACCTTGCAATCAAGACACCAGCTAGAACAAGGTGCCATTAACCAACTGAATAAAAACCTTAATAGTAGTTCGAGAACAGTGAAGAGGAGTGTTTTTAAGTGCTGTGCTTATCAGGTggcaagaggaagaggagtgtatCAAACTACATAAACTGCAGGAATACATTCGCCTAACATACAGCTTATGCATTATATCCATGGCAAAACTAGTATCCTCTTGGCAATGCTACATTTCCACTTAATACTGTATAGTACCTGGATAGAATTGAGGACTAAATGAGTATTAGTATATTTAACACTAAAAAAGGCTACATTTAAAAATGTGCTCTATAGTGAATCATTAAGAAATTCTCTATCCCAAAGAGAAAAAAGATAACTAAGAATATCCAAGTACATTATAAAATCtatacagaattttttttttaacaaagaggttttaaaaatgtgcaaatggCCTCCTATTCTTCAAAAACAGGCACCTGTGCACACTCTTTAAGTGACGTGATTCAGGTTAGAACTGAAGCTCAATTAGGAACAAACTCAACCTGACCAAGTTTCAACATTCAGATTTTGAGATATTTCTCTCTGGCTGAAGTATATTGAAAAATGGCGTTTGTGTGTCAGTAAAATAGGGGGTGGGTGTATCTATCTGCTTGGCAATATAGGTTATTCACTTGCCAAATCTCAACAATCTACAACCAGATTAAACTTaaaaatccaaaatccaaacAGCATGTTGCATAACTGATAACGTAAGAAAAATCTGAAAGCCAATTAGGAGAATTTGGTTGGACATTTTGGCCCCTTCAATTTTGTAACAAGCTCTAGGTCATGCCCCATTAGCACGTTGGTTGTGAAGTGAGAGtgtagggaagggaaggggaaaccgaacagctctctggggtttctcaACAGTTGGACGAGTGCATGTTCCCCAACTGGCCAGCTGCCAACATCAGAATGTCTTTCTTCTCCTTGTGGAACCGCAGCTCTTTCCCAGCCAGCCGGGCTTCATCCAATTCCCGCTCTGTTGAGGCCAGCTCCCTTGAAAGAGCCCCTGGGATATTTTGCTCCCGATTGACCCAGTCCATTGCCATCTGGTTCCTTATATCATCATCGAGAGCACGGTGAGAGTAGTGAGCCAACACCTCCTagcgggagggagagaaagagatcagCAGATGAGCACTTGACTGATGAAACTAGTGTCGCCCAAACACAAGGGCAGTGGAATGGAATGGGCAGGGACCAAGCACAGAGGAACCACTACGGCCAGCCCATCTGCCACTGAGATGATGGTGCATATTTTAAGTGGGACTTCAAAGAAGTCTGGGAAAACAGAAATTGATTGGCACAGATAGACATGGCTAAGATGCAGTAGTGAGGGCTGGAGCGACAAGAAAGCTTATGCAATCACTTCTTGTTGGTGTGCCTGCCTGGAAAGTAGATCTATCCAGAATTCACTAGTCCCATGAAGACCCAAGTGAGTATACTCAAATAAACTCTGTTGAATAGGAAAGCTTACCCAGCCTGTGCTGAAGGCAAGTGGCAACATATAAAAGCCTTCATTACAAAGACGTTCATGGGTTACACCTGGGTTCACCCTCCCATACTGCATTGGGAGAATCCACTGGCAGCCACATAAATCCCACACAGAAGACAGGATTGTCAGTCCAAAGGTTCAGGAATCCCATCTGCAGGCTCTGCTTACCTGTCGCGAACACTGTCTCTCTCGCATGGCTTTGAGGCTGCCATTCCAATGCAGCAGCTGGAAGACGGTCATCAGCTCCTGCCAAAGGAAAGCAGCCCAATTTTAAGCACTGTTTCAACACTAATGAAGCAAAGAGAAGGAAATTAAAGAGATGTCCACTGATGGATGAAATGCTTCTCACAGGAAGTGTATCTAGATGTTCTGAAAGTGAAAAAGACACCTCCACCGCCTACTATGGCTCAACTCTAAGGCATCCCACAAGGCTTCATCTTGCTCCCACTCACCCACTCTTTAACACCTACATGAGAATGTTGAGTGAGGCATTGTCCACATGGGGATGACACCAaactctgtttctctttttcatcAGACTCTGGAAGCACTGACCAGTGCCTGGGGTCTGTAATGTACTGGATAAAGGCCAACAAACAAGGTCAATTCAGAAAAATGGAGTTGTTGTTGACAGTGGATAGTTCATCCATCTATGAAGGTGGTGCTTAAATCTAATTAGGCAGCACTCTGTCTAAAAAAGCAGGATCACCATTTGTGAGTGCTCATAGAACCACACTTGTTATTGGAGTTGCTAGTTGCCTGCTTCTGTGGCATGGAGCTCTAGTGCACCAACTGCTACCTGTTATAGACCAAGATAGCTAAGCCTCAGTTGACCATGTTCTGGTAGCCTTGTCCATTAGACTACTGCAAAGGCATTGCGCATgcagctgcctttgaaaatggtgTGGAAACTCAAAATACAGCTGTGAGGCTGCTAACAGGGACCAGGCACTGGAAAGGTCTCTTGCTGGTGGGAAGAGAGACACACACGCAGGTTCCCAGTCCGTTCCAGGCCCTAGCCAAAGTGTTGGTATTTTCCTTTCAGTCCATTCACAGGGAGGAGTCAGAATAAAGGATTGCCCTCTCTAAAAGAACTTACGGTAAATGCATGAGATCATATTTGGAAGCGCTCCTCTAAGCTTCCATCATTACAGATGTGGTGGGTGGTGACTAAAGAAAAGGGCCTTCAGAGTTGTGGTGCTCCATTTGTGAAATGTTCTCTCTGGGGAGGCTGAAagggtgcctgcctgcctccatgGTGTCATTTTGGCAACAGGGAAATACGTTTCGCTTTTCCTAGGCCTTTAAAACTCTGAATTTTAAATCCATGTTCATCAGCTTTATGGTGCTTTTAGACTGTGGGttgtttgtgttttattgtatgcCTTAATTATTTTATACAGTATTTTTGTATGATTACCACTGTAAACGACCCTGGGAAAGATTTtgacgggtggggtataaatacataaaattggTGTCCCCCAACCTCTCTCCATTCTCTTAGGGTATAGCTTTCTCAATTTATAAATCTTTAATAAACCTAAAATGTAGCAATCTTTTGTACACAAAAATGCTGTGGGAGATGTACATAGAAGCACAAATAGCAAATGAAAAGTGGACAGCTTTGTGGTCCAAGATATCGTTGAAATTGGTTTATGCAAAAATTGGAATCCTCATTAAAACTTCTGCATAGGTGGCACTATGTACCTGTGAGGCTATCACAAATATCTTAGGAAGTCAACCCTAATTGTTGGAGAGAGTGCACAGTCAAAGTTACgtatttccatatgtggtggcttTGCGATATCATTAAAATATATTCAAAGAAGTAAGCTTGATATATAACAAAACCATTGAAATATATCATGCAATAGCACTACTTGGGCTTACTATCCCATCTGCCCAAGATGACCCTAATTATGACCACTTAACCTTTCTATTAACAGCTGTCCATACAGAGATAGCCAGATGTTGGGCTTAACTTCAATTCTTGTTACACCAGCGTATGGTCAACAGCATTGGTCAAGAAACTAACATGTCAGGTCAGAGCAGAAAAGGACACACACAATCCCTATTCCTTTTATAACATATggcaaatgtttactgaatacatTAATTGTTAACACTGCAGTAGGAATCCACCCAACACTCATGGGGAAATGTGGCATGATCTTttagaataataaaaagaaactttACAGACTTTTGTCATGCTATGTAATAATCATATTACacaagttgtttgttgtttactgttgtaacaattgttttctcaaaatgtatcttctgtaccatggaaaataaatcaattttttaaaaaaagtggtatCACCCAAAATTCTTGGCAGAATTCTACCAAGTGAATTTACCCCTAATAAAAGAAAAGCCAAGAGCCTCCACAAATCTGTTGTAAGTTTgtgtatttggggtggggagagggattgaGTGCCAGCTTAACTGTTCCCCAACTGTTTTTCTCCAAAACAGTGTCATATGGCAGAGGGATCACAGCGCCATGGGTGAAAATCCCAGCTCTTACAAAGGCCTTTTGTATGTCCCAAGAGGCTAGCAAAAATGCAGCATGATAGAGTTCAAGACAATGCAGGCCTGTTGCCTAGAAGAACCATTCCAGCTGTCTTGGGAAGATACCCTGACACTTACATAGAAGGACTGTGAAGACCGTCAGGGATTCTCATGGTTTGGGTCTTCTGTGTGCATGTACCACTAAGAATCCTAGAGCTACAACACTGCGTGAAGGCCAGCAGAGGCTCAGGCCAAAAACTATCCCATAAACCTCTCTcacataggcaggcaggcaggcaggcaggtccaTAAGTACAGCAAGAGCAGGAGGTAATACACAACCAACTGAGTCACTCTGTATAAGCAGGGCCACTAATATAAACCTTGCTCTGCTAACCTCCTGCAATGTTATTATACTAGAGAAGGAGACATCAGCACCAGGGAGGCTGATCTGCGGTCATAGGCTGAGGCACCTgccttcaaaaataaaaataaaaaataaatctggctCCATTCCAGCCCCTAGCAGTGAAACCCTGGGGCCCAATTTTCCCTTGACAGAATGTCTCTCTATTGTCTATTCAGTGTGCTGCTGGCACAGAATGATCATCAGAGATTTCTTCCTACACAATAAGCAACATTCACATTCCATGAGTGCACTTTAAGGTTTAATTGCTTAAGCATCCTGCATGATACCTCACAGACACTAAGCTTTCAAGTCCCACTGCAGTATAAACTACGGTAGAGGCAGGATTCTCAAACTGTGGTCCATGAGCCACCAATGGCGCAGGAGCTTGATTCAGGTAGTCCGCAGCATGTCTGTGGATTCTGGTTGAAGAAGGGGGACGggcacatccatcacattaaatattaatattaattattaattttattgcttcttttatttcttatactgtattttattttattacaatgtGAATTCTACAAAATTCAAACACCAtcaataagaaataaaagaagcaataaaatgaaaatgaaaaaccatatagcatctagcacagtgcattacaactgctacaacaggcagaaaaataattaagtgtTCCATCACAACTCTTAGCAATTTTGAAGTGGtccggaggggggaggggagggggtgacaGAACTAGACAAATTTATTTCCTcctaaaagcagaataaatacaAAGCATGAATTCTTTAATTTGTTACAAGATTGAGGATTTAGAGTTGGTAAGAAATTCCAAAACTATCACTTCAGGCTACTGCCAGCTGAAACCAATCAATTACAagctttaatccaggcatccccaaactttggccctccagatgttttggactacaattcccatcttccccaaccactggtcctgttagctagggatcatgggagttgtaggcccaaacatctggaaggccaaagtttggggatgcctgctttaatccCTTAAGAACCTATTTTAAAGCTAATTGCAAAGGTCTTAAAATACTCATCTTTCTGAGTTGTAGCAAATTAAGCCCTCTGCTGCTCAGCAGTGTGTGtctgaactggaaaaaaatacTGCATTACTAAACCACTTGGATTCCCTTTCTACTTTGCATTTaataagccttttttaaaaattcagcctGACTGGTCCCATTATGCATAAAGCACACAAGGCTGGAATGAAGGGCTggcccaacacattttgctgcctgtggcaAAGTACAAGGCGGAGCCACCTCTCATTCCATGTACATAGATTGATCAGGCTGGCAGCAAAATCTTACCTTAATACTGGTAATGAGAATGTGTCTTCCACGGCGCCCAAGGGCAACAGGCTAGGACAAGGCAGCCGACATGGCACAcactcctcttcttccccaacaTGTAGCTGCTGTGCCCTCCCGCCTgattttgcctaatggtagggccagccccgGAGGAATGATTAATCATATTAAAAAGAGTACCTGGAACTCTAACATGGACTTTCCTTTGTTTGACTCCAACATGAAGCGGAAAGCACCAATGCCTGTGCTTGGATTATCTGCTTCTTCTCTATTGCCCTGCAGGAAAGACAAATATTCAAGGAGCTTAGGGCAGACAGACTTCTAAAGAGATATTTCCACAGCAATTGGATACAAGCAAGAGTGTGATCTTTAATAGACATCCTCCTTTCTCACACAGGGCAGCCTTGGTGAActgctctgagtaaaatgtatttgtggggaaatctgtatataaataaacaaactatgaCTAAACTGAGATTAAGAGAAACTGAAACACTGGCAAACCCCATCTCTTGTCGACTCCCAAAGAAGAGAGGGAAGGGTGAGTCCACAAGCCCAAGGCTTTGCTCAGGCTCATTCTAGCTCACACACATAGCACTaacccatggtttagcattacatgtaAACATAGCCATTTTCTTATAGTTGCAGGACAGTTGAAGAAAGATACACAAGCTAGTTAAGAATGAATCTTATGTGTCAATTTGATGGTTCACAATAAGCTTCCTCACGCCACACAACAGGCATTCCAGTTACACTCACACAGAAATAACTAAACCAGAGTTCATCTAGTTTAATAGCCATTCACACTCCCAGTCCCTAGAACTGTGGCTCAGCAAGAGTATGGCTAGCAATTTAGCCAAACCCCCACACTTCACCATATTATggttcccaagattatttgggtgaagccatggcGCTTAAATACGTACACAACAAAAAGTTTAGAGTGTAGATATGCAATGAACTTCATTACATTTTGCTGTCTTATTAATTAAGCATTGAGTGCTTACACTAGGCATTTAGAGTGGAATTGTCACGCATTTTACAGGGCATCAGCCAAACATTGTCACCCTGTATTTTTTCCTGTGGTTTTCCATTCTCAGGCTGCAGAAAGTTAGGACTCCCCCCCACAACCCATAGAGCAGTAGAGATGTGCAATCTCTACAGGTGTGTAGATGTCTTCAGCACCACTCAGTCTGGTGTCATCTGCAAGAGCATAACCTCTACCCAGGTtatttataaagatgttaaacACCACTAGGCCTGggacagaactctgtggcacTCTACTTCTATATGTAACAGAATGTATGCATAGAAAAAGCAAATGTGTAGAAAGTCAGTTCCAATTCTGCTTGTAATTTACAGCAGAAAAGCAATGGCTGGTTGGTAGTTGGAGCCACTCCTTCTGGAAGCAGGTAATTAATGCAGAAGATatcaaacacaaaaatatatgaaCTTGATTTTCAGATAATCAAGAGTCTAGTGTAATGAAATCTATGATCTTACAATTGCATAGCACTTCAGGatctttattctatttttttcctCAACACTGAAAAGCTCAATATTATTCCCACTTTAGAGACAAAGGCTGAGGTGAGAGCAATTACGGTAGCTCAAGGCTGTCCCATAAACCCATGAAagaggcaggatttgaacccagatcaaACATTCCACCCCCACCATGGACCACAAAAAGAGAGTTTTaagtttttaggttttttttaaaaaagtatttcacAAGAATGTTGATCAGAGTTCAGAAAACTCTGATGTGCTTTTGCATGGCTCTGGAATTAGAACAGTTTGGTACTCCAGAGCGCCTCCACACAGGGTGTAGTGAAAGTGTCAAGGGCAAATTAACAAGAAAGCAACTGGGAGAAGCTCTGCATTCAATAGAGAAGAGAGCATGGGCTGGATGGGTGTTTAACAGTTTATTTTTATGACATTCCCGGAGTTGTTAGAAACCTTGCCAATAAGGGTTTCCAGATGCAAAGAATTTCCCTTCCCATGGAGTCGTGATGCTTCCCAGCAATTCTGTCTCCACCAATTAGCCGTACGGCTTTGAAAAGCACTCACATTGAAAGATGCCAGAGCCTCCGAAACACTCTTCTCAATGAACTCGTCTGTGATTCTCCGGGATGGATGCTCATTGAACACTGAATTCATCAGTGCGATTTTTGCTGCACTCCTCCTGGCTTCAGCTTTGGTAGGACAAAACTAGGGGGCGGGCGGAGACAGAAGAACAGGGCATGCTTAAGAACAGGAATCACGAAAGCCAAGATCAGTTAGATCCCACATACTATGAAGTATGTATTTCTACCCCAAATTACTAGGTTGCAGCTATGCATGCTGACATGGTACTCTCCAACATCCTGAAGTCATTAGGAACGGGCTCTTTAAACCCAGAAACTCCAGTCATCTACAATGCAAGAATTACACAGGCAGCTGAAGTCAGCACATATTATTTGGAGAAGGAAATACCACAGCTGGATCTGTCAACAAAATTAATTAGTTCAAACCAAGCTGTGAACACCCTATTCTAAACTCCCATTGCTGTTCTCCAAGTGGGTAGGCAGTTCAGAAAGAAGGATTGCTTTTTTGGGATACCTGTTTTAAGCCCACTACACAGAGCCTAGGTCCAGCCAAAAGTAACAGCCACCCTGGACTTCCAAGTGTTAAGTCTGTATCCTACTGGAATTGAGGTGGGAAGGACGATATATTGAAGTTTATGGCACAATGACACACCACAATGCTTCACACATGCGTCTTGGACAATCAAGAGACTTATGATTTACTACAGCAATTGGATGGACTTTAAGGGATAATCCACACAACAGTTTAATGCAGGCTTGAGGCTGCTTGTGTCTCAGTTTGTGAGTGTTTGTAGTATCCATCCACATAACATCCAGCTCTTCTAACTGCCAGTCCACACTTTCACTCAAACAGTCTACTAAGTGTAAAAATGGAATATAAAATTACAAGTTACCCAACCGTGTGGGTTTTTATGTGTATGGAGATGTTTTGCTGGGCGTTATCTATTGCCACACCCTCTACCTCCATTTGCACCTCGCCCGAGAACAAGCTAGCCATTTTGTTTCCAATAGCCCAAAGGAAAGGATGCAGCATGCCTATCCACCAGTTGTTGCTGAAGGAGCACGGGCAGTATTTTTCATCATTGTGGTGTGTGAAACAACACTATTTCAAATTTTTGCATGCTAAGGTCACATTTgcagaacagaaatcaaacatgcacacaccacaaC encodes:
- the LIX1L gene encoding LIX1-like protein, yielding MMMESLRVQRLQPGVGGTLRSLRPGVTAGACLAATSTPPPPLPPPPPPLGLSLTLGPPPPPPPPLPPLPPLPPSLLPGVTLGSSPPGAAATGPPAVLREAVEAVVRSFAKHTQGYGRVNVVEALQEFWQMKQSRGADLKNGALVVYEMVPSNSPPYVCYVTLPGGSCFGSFQFCPTKAEARRSAAKIALMNSVFNEHPSRRITDEFIEKSVSEALASFNGNREEADNPSTGIGAFRFMLESNKGKSMLEFQELMTVFQLLHWNGSLKAMRERQCSRQEVLAHYSHRALDDDIRNQMAMDWVNREQNIPGALSRELASTERELDEARLAGKELRFHKEKKDILMLAAGQLGNMHSSNC